A genomic stretch from Burkholderia pyrrocinia includes:
- the parE gene encoding DNA topoisomerase IV subunit B — protein sequence MSTKKPSAAYSEASIKVLKGLEPVKQRPGMYTRTENPLHIIQEVIDNASDEALGGYGKQITVTLHTDQSVSVEDDGRGIPFGMHPEEGVPVVEIVFTRLHAGGKFDKAAGGAYTFSGGLHGVGVSVTNALATRLDVTVWRDGKIAELGFADGDVVKPLATQGAGRGEKKSGTRVQVWPNPKYFDSPNLPLGELQRLLRSKAVLLPGVEVVLVNEKTGERQTWKYEDGLRGYLLDEMNGSELLIPLFEGERFADSRSGDDTFAEGEGASWVVAWSEEGSLVRESYVNLIPTPAGGTHESGLRDGLYQAVKSFVELHNLQPKGVKLLAEDVFARVSFVLSAKVLDPQFQGQIKERLNSRDAVKLVSSFSRPALELWLNQHVEHGKKLAELVIKQAQARTRAGQKVEKRKSSGVAVLPGKLTDCETEDIERNELFLVEGDSAGGSAKMGRDKEYQAILPLRGKVLNTWETERDRLFANNEVHDISVAIGVDPHSPDDTIDLSNLRYGKICILSDADVDGSHIQVLLLTLFFKHFPQLIERGHVYVARPPLFRVDAPARGKKPAQKLYALDDGELEAILDKLRKDGARETQWSISRFKGLGEMSAEQLWDTTMNPDTRRLMPIKLGELDFDATVARMTMLMGKGEAAARRGWLEEKGNDVEADI from the coding sequence ATGTCAACGAAGAAACCCAGCGCGGCCTATAGCGAAGCATCGATCAAGGTGCTCAAGGGTCTCGAGCCGGTCAAGCAGCGGCCCGGCATGTATACCCGTACCGAGAATCCGCTGCACATCATCCAGGAAGTCATCGACAACGCGTCCGACGAGGCACTCGGCGGCTACGGCAAGCAGATCACGGTCACGCTGCACACCGACCAGTCGGTATCGGTCGAGGACGACGGCCGCGGCATCCCGTTCGGCATGCACCCCGAAGAAGGCGTGCCGGTCGTCGAGATCGTGTTCACGCGCCTGCATGCGGGCGGCAAGTTCGACAAGGCCGCGGGCGGCGCTTATACGTTCTCGGGCGGCTTGCACGGCGTCGGCGTGTCGGTAACGAATGCGCTCGCGACGCGCCTCGACGTAACGGTCTGGCGCGACGGCAAGATTGCCGAGCTCGGCTTCGCCGACGGCGACGTCGTGAAGCCGCTGGCGACGCAGGGTGCGGGCCGCGGCGAGAAGAAGTCCGGCACGCGCGTGCAGGTGTGGCCGAACCCGAAATACTTCGATTCGCCGAACCTGCCGCTCGGCGAACTGCAGCGCCTGCTGCGCTCGAAGGCCGTGCTGCTGCCGGGCGTCGAGGTCGTGCTCGTCAACGAGAAAACCGGCGAGCGCCAGACCTGGAAGTACGAGGACGGCCTGCGCGGCTACCTGCTCGACGAGATGAACGGCAGCGAGCTGCTGATCCCGCTGTTCGAAGGCGAGCGTTTCGCCGATTCGCGTTCGGGCGACGATACGTTCGCCGAGGGCGAGGGCGCGTCGTGGGTCGTCGCATGGAGCGAGGAGGGCTCGCTCGTGCGCGAGTCGTACGTGAACCTGATCCCGACGCCGGCAGGCGGCACCCACGAATCGGGGCTGCGCGACGGTCTCTATCAGGCGGTGAAGAGCTTCGTCGAGCTGCACAACCTGCAGCCGAAGGGCGTGAAGCTGCTCGCCGAAGACGTGTTCGCGCGTGTGTCGTTCGTGCTGTCCGCGAAGGTGCTCGATCCGCAGTTCCAGGGGCAGATCAAGGAACGCCTGAACAGCCGCGACGCGGTGAAGCTCGTGTCGTCGTTCTCGCGTCCCGCGCTCGAACTGTGGCTGAACCAGCACGTCGAGCACGGCAAGAAGCTTGCCGAACTCGTGATCAAGCAGGCGCAGGCGCGCACGCGCGCGGGCCAGAAGGTCGAGAAGCGCAAGAGCTCGGGCGTCGCGGTGCTGCCCGGCAAGCTGACCGACTGCGAGACCGAGGATATCGAGCGCAACGAGCTGTTCCTCGTCGAGGGCGATTCGGCGGGCGGCTCCGCGAAGATGGGCCGCGACAAGGAGTACCAGGCGATCCTGCCGCTGCGCGGCAAGGTGCTGAATACCTGGGAAACCGAGCGCGACCGCCTGTTCGCGAACAACGAAGTGCACGACATCTCGGTTGCGATCGGCGTCGATCCGCACAGCCCGGACGACACCATCGACCTGTCGAATCTGCGCTACGGCAAGATCTGCATCCTGTCGGACGCGGACGTCGACGGCTCGCACATCCAGGTGCTGCTGCTCACGCTGTTCTTCAAGCATTTCCCGCAACTGATCGAGCGCGGCCACGTGTATGTCGCGCGGCCGCCGCTGTTCCGCGTCGATGCGCCCGCACGCGGCAAGAAGCCCGCGCAGAAGCTGTATGCGCTTGACGACGGCGAGCTGGAAGCGATCCTCGACAAGCTGCGCAAGGACGGCGCGCGCGAGACGCAGTGGAGCATCAGCCGCTTCAAGGGTCTCGGTGAAATGAGCGCCGAGCAGCTTTGGGACACGACGATGAACCCCGACACGCGCCGCCTGATGCCGATCAAGCTCGGCGAGCTCGACTTCGACGCGACCGTCGCGCGGATGACGATGCTGATGGGCAAGGGCGAGGCAGCCGCGCGGCGCGGCTGGCTCGAGGAAAAGGGCAACGACGTCGAAGCGGACATCTAA
- a CDS encoding ATP-binding cassette domain-containing protein has product MSLYSITGAQLAFGHVALLDHADFSLEAGERVGLIGRNGAGKSSLLKIVAGLAKPDDGLVTRQQELVTVYVPQEPEFEPGATVFDAVASGLTHTRELLEEYDSIAHRLADIPEGAEHDALLARMNALQSSLDAHDAWSWRTRVSMTLAQIGLPDGDASVDALSGGMQKRVALARALVLQPDVLLLDEPTNHLDFDGIRWLEELLVAQRAGLLFITHDRAFLDRVATRIVELDRGRLLSYPGNFSAYQTRKAQQLEVERVENEKFDKLLAQEEVWIRKGVEARRTRSVGRIARLEQMRHERAERRNSQGNVRLDVAQGEKSGKIVAELTDVTKRYGGRTVVDRFTTTVMRGDKIGFIGPNGAGKTTLLKLILGELKPDEGTVRTGTNLQVAYFDQMRAQLDQEKSLADTISPGSEWVEIGGVRKHVMSYLGDFLFAPERARSPVKSLSGGERNRLLLARLFARPANVLVLDEPTNDLDIPTLELLEELLADYDGTVLLVSHDRAFLDNVVTSVIAAEGDGKWREYVGGFTDWQIQSERSEQLAQQEAAKRAVKEAAPVKEEPAKSAAGRNAQRTVKLSFNEQRELDSLPEKIAALEEEQKTINAQLEDGSIFAKDPQEGTRLTERFAAIDDELLAALERWETLEAKRKPA; this is encoded by the coding sequence ATGTCGCTCTATTCCATTACCGGCGCGCAGCTCGCGTTCGGTCACGTCGCGTTGCTCGATCACGCGGATTTCTCGCTGGAAGCCGGCGAGCGCGTCGGCCTGATCGGCCGCAACGGCGCGGGCAAGTCGTCGCTGCTGAAGATCGTCGCCGGCCTCGCGAAGCCCGACGACGGGCTGGTCACGCGCCAGCAGGAACTGGTGACCGTCTACGTGCCGCAGGAGCCCGAATTCGAGCCGGGCGCGACGGTGTTCGACGCGGTCGCGTCAGGGCTCACGCACACGCGCGAACTGCTCGAAGAATACGATTCGATCGCGCACCGCCTCGCGGACATACCGGAAGGCGCCGAGCACGATGCGCTGCTCGCGCGGATGAACGCGCTGCAGTCGTCGCTCGACGCGCACGACGCATGGAGCTGGCGCACGCGCGTGTCGATGACGCTCGCGCAGATCGGCCTGCCGGACGGCGATGCGAGCGTCGACGCGCTGTCGGGCGGGATGCAGAAGCGCGTCGCGCTGGCGCGCGCGCTGGTGTTGCAGCCCGACGTGCTGTTGCTCGACGAACCGACCAACCACCTCGACTTCGACGGCATCCGCTGGCTCGAAGAACTGCTCGTCGCGCAGCGCGCGGGCCTGCTGTTCATCACGCACGATCGCGCGTTCCTCGATCGCGTCGCGACGCGCATCGTCGAGCTCGACCGCGGCCGGCTGCTGTCGTACCCGGGCAATTTCTCCGCGTACCAGACCCGCAAGGCGCAACAGCTCGAAGTCGAGCGCGTGGAAAACGAGAAGTTCGACAAGCTGCTCGCGCAGGAAGAAGTGTGGATCCGCAAGGGCGTCGAGGCGCGCCGCACGCGCAGCGTCGGCCGCATCGCGCGGCTCGAGCAGATGCGTCACGAGCGCGCGGAGCGCCGCAATTCGCAGGGCAACGTAAGGCTCGACGTCGCGCAGGGCGAGAAGTCCGGCAAGATCGTCGCGGAGCTGACCGACGTGACGAAGCGCTACGGCGGCCGCACGGTCGTCGACCGCTTCACGACGACGGTCATGCGCGGCGACAAGATCGGCTTCATCGGCCCGAACGGCGCGGGCAAGACCACGCTGCTCAAGCTGATCCTCGGCGAGCTGAAGCCCGACGAAGGCACGGTGCGCACCGGCACGAACCTGCAGGTCGCGTATTTCGACCAGATGCGCGCGCAGCTCGACCAGGAGAAGAGCCTCGCGGATACCATCAGCCCCGGCAGCGAATGGGTCGAGATCGGCGGCGTGCGCAAGCACGTGATGAGCTATCTCGGCGACTTCCTGTTCGCGCCGGAACGCGCGCGTTCGCCGGTGAAGTCGCTGTCGGGCGGCGAGCGCAACCGGCTGCTGCTCGCGCGCCTGTTCGCGCGTCCGGCCAACGTGCTGGTGCTCGACGAACCGACCAACGACCTCGACATCCCGACGCTCGAACTGCTCGAAGAGTTGCTGGCCGACTACGACGGCACGGTGCTGCTCGTCAGCCACGATCGTGCGTTCCTCGACAACGTCGTGACGTCGGTGATCGCGGCCGAAGGCGACGGCAAGTGGCGCGAATACGTCGGCGGCTTCACCGACTGGCAGATCCAGAGCGAGCGCTCGGAGCAGCTCGCGCAGCAGGAAGCCGCGAAGCGCGCGGTCAAGGAAGCGGCGCCCGTCAAGGAAGAGCCGGCGAAGAGCGCCGCGGGCCGCAATGCGCAGCGCACGGTGAAGCTGTCGTTCAACGAGCAGCGCGAACTCGATTCGCTGCCGGAGAAGATCGCCGCGCTCGAAGAGGAGCAGAAGACGATCAATGCGCAGCTCGAGGACGGCTCGATTTTCGCGAAGGATCCGCAGGAAGGCACGCGCCTGACCGAGCGGTTCGCGGCGATCGACGACGAATTGCTCGCCGCGCTCGAACGGTGGGAAACGCTCGAGGCGAAGCGCAAGCCGGCATAA
- a CDS encoding DUF4399 domain-containing protein, which produces MLNRKWIAGAVCVAALAVSTLARAEARVFFVEPQDGATVSSPVHVKFGLQGMELKPAGDMTPNTGHHHLLIDGKSVPKGDVIPASDHSLHFGKGQTETDVKLPPGPHTLTLQLGDGAHRSYGPEMSSTITVNVK; this is translated from the coding sequence ATGCTCAACAGAAAGTGGATCGCGGGTGCGGTTTGTGTCGCGGCGCTGGCCGTGTCGACGCTCGCGCGCGCCGAAGCGCGCGTGTTCTTTGTCGAGCCGCAGGACGGCGCGACGGTGTCCAGCCCCGTGCACGTGAAGTTCGGTCTCCAAGGCATGGAACTCAAGCCGGCCGGCGACATGACGCCGAATACGGGCCATCATCACCTGCTGATCGACGGCAAGTCGGTGCCGAAGGGCGACGTGATCCCGGCGTCCGACCATTCGCTGCATTTCGGCAAGGGCCAGACCGAAACCGATGTGAAGCTGCCGCCCGGCCCGCACACGCTGACGCTGCAACTCGGCGACGGTGCGCACCGTTCGTACGGTCCCGAAATGAGTTCGACGATCACGGTCAACGTGAAGTAA
- a CDS encoding rubredoxin yields the protein MSEVTEYQSWVCLICGWVYNEAEGLPDEGIAPGTRFADIPADWRCPLCDVGKEDFVVVDF from the coding sequence ATGAGCGAAGTAACCGAATACCAGAGCTGGGTCTGCCTGATTTGCGGGTGGGTCTACAACGAAGCGGAAGGGCTGCCCGACGAGGGCATCGCGCCCGGCACCCGTTTTGCCGACATTCCCGCCGACTGGCGGTGCCCGCTGTGCGACGTCGGCAAGGAAGATTTCGTCGTCGTCGATTTCTGA
- a CDS encoding tyrosine-type recombinase/integrase, which produces MPLTDKAVKNAKADDKPVKLFDGGGMFLLVTPAGQRYWRLKYRVNGKEKLLALGVYPDVSLAVARRKRDEAREKLAAGIDPNEAKREIKRTARIAAASSFEAVAREWFDNQRAGWTETYAEKVIHSLEIDAFPKIGSRPIASIEAPEMLEIIRAIEARGVRETAKRLLQRSRAVFQYAIMTGRCTRNPSADIDAETILKKGLGVQHMARVKPLEIPQLMRDIAAYPGEPVTRLALELMALTFVRTKEMIRAQWAEFDETAAEWRIPPDRTKMRDPHIVPLSRQSLEVLMQLRQINGDRPHVFYSVHGRAPISNNTMLFALYRMGYKSRMTGHGFRGLAATVLRELGYSRDVVDRQLAHAERNQVTAAYVHAEYLPERRRMMQHWADHLDNLKTRS; this is translated from the coding sequence ATGCCCTTGACCGACAAAGCCGTCAAGAATGCGAAAGCGGACGACAAGCCCGTAAAGTTGTTCGACGGCGGCGGAATGTTCTTGCTCGTTACCCCGGCCGGTCAGCGCTACTGGCGGCTCAAATATCGCGTCAACGGCAAGGAGAAGTTGCTGGCACTCGGCGTGTACCCGGACGTTTCACTAGCAGTCGCACGCAGAAAGCGTGACGAGGCGCGAGAAAAGCTTGCGGCGGGTATCGATCCGAATGAAGCAAAGAGGGAAATCAAACGAACGGCGCGCATCGCAGCCGCTAGTTCGTTCGAAGCGGTCGCGCGCGAGTGGTTCGACAATCAGCGGGCAGGATGGACCGAGACCTACGCTGAGAAAGTCATCCACTCGCTCGAGATCGATGCATTCCCGAAGATCGGCTCACGCCCCATCGCCAGCATCGAAGCGCCAGAAATGCTGGAGATCATCCGCGCAATCGAAGCACGGGGCGTCCGGGAAACCGCCAAGCGACTGTTGCAGCGTTCGCGCGCCGTATTCCAGTATGCCATCATGACTGGCCGTTGCACCCGTAACCCGTCCGCCGACATCGATGCGGAAACGATCTTAAAAAAGGGGCTGGGCGTACAGCACATGGCCAGGGTCAAGCCGTTGGAGATCCCACAGCTCATGCGCGACATCGCCGCGTACCCAGGTGAGCCAGTTACCCGGCTGGCGCTAGAATTGATGGCCCTTACCTTTGTCCGCACGAAGGAAATGATTCGCGCTCAATGGGCCGAGTTCGACGAGACTGCAGCAGAGTGGCGTATCCCGCCCGACAGAACGAAAATGCGGGACCCACATATCGTCCCGCTGTCGCGACAATCGCTGGAGGTGTTGATGCAGCTCCGGCAAATCAATGGTGACCGGCCACACGTGTTCTATAGCGTACATGGTCGAGCACCAATCTCGAATAACACCATGTTGTTCGCGCTTTACCGCATGGGCTACAAGTCGCGAATGACCGGACACGGCTTCCGTGGACTCGCCGCCACGGTGTTACGTGAACTAGGGTACAGCCGAGACGTTGTAGATCGTCAACTCGCGCATGCGGAGCGCAATCAGGTCACGGCAGCCTACGTTCATGCCGAGTACTTGCCTGAACGACGCAGGATGATGCAGCATTGGGCCGACCATCTCGACAATCTCAAAACCCGGTCGTAA
- the parC gene encoding DNA topoisomerase IV subunit A, producing MDDNTSDLFASPDAPESDALTLGNYAEQAYLSYAVSVVKSRALPDVCDGQKPVQRRILFAMNEMGLGPDAKPVKSARVVGDVLGKYHPHGDQSAYDALVRLAQDFSLRYPLIDGQGNFGSRDGDGAAAMRYTEARLTPIAKLLLDEIDQGTVDFMPNYDGSFDEPKTLPSRMPFVLLNGASGIAVGLATEIPSHNLREVAAAAVALIRNPKLSHAELMNLIPGPDFPGGGQIISSDTEIAAAYETGRGSLKVRARWKIEDLARGQWQLVVTELPPSTSGQKVLEEIEELTNPKLKLGKKTLTPEQLNTKKAMLDLLDAVRDESGKEAAVRLVFEPKSRTIDQTEFVNTLLAYTSLESNATLNLVMIGADGRPGQKGLLTILDEWVKFRQLTMTRRCRHRLAKVDDRIHILEGRMIVFLNIDEVIRIIRESDEPKAALMSAFGLSERQAEDILEIRLRQLARLEKIKIEKELEALRDEKAKLEELLANESAMKRLMIKEIEADAKQYGDDRRTLIQQEKRATFEAKVVDEPVTVVVSQKGWVRALKGHGLDPAGFTFKAGDHLYAAFQCRTPDRLIAWGSSGRVYSVDVSVLPGGRGDGVPVTSLIELESGSHLMHYYAAPADQQLLLASSNGFGFLAKVGDMVSRVKAGKSFMTIDTGAVPLAPMPVLPNATQVACLSSGGRLLVFGMDEMKTLSGGGRGVILMALDDKETLVQALAIDPAGVVLIGTGRGGKAQDDTLSYAGLAPHIGKRARKGRAPESKLKVVNELRPLLG from the coding sequence ATGGACGACAACACTTCCGATCTCTTTGCCAGCCCCGACGCGCCCGAGAGCGACGCGCTGACGCTCGGCAACTACGCGGAGCAGGCGTATCTCAGCTACGCGGTCAGCGTCGTGAAGAGCCGCGCGCTGCCCGACGTGTGCGACGGCCAGAAGCCGGTGCAGCGCCGGATTCTGTTCGCGATGAACGAAATGGGCCTCGGCCCGGACGCGAAGCCGGTGAAGTCGGCGCGCGTGGTCGGCGACGTGCTCGGTAAATACCATCCGCACGGCGACCAGTCGGCGTACGACGCGCTCGTACGTCTCGCGCAGGATTTCTCGCTGCGCTACCCGCTGATCGACGGGCAGGGCAACTTCGGCTCGCGCGACGGCGACGGCGCGGCGGCAATGCGTTACACCGAAGCGCGGCTCACGCCGATCGCGAAGCTGCTGCTCGACGAGATCGACCAGGGCACGGTCGACTTCATGCCGAACTACGACGGCTCGTTCGACGAACCGAAGACGCTGCCGAGCCGCATGCCGTTCGTGCTGCTGAACGGCGCGTCGGGCATCGCGGTCGGCCTCGCGACGGAAATCCCGTCGCACAACCTGCGCGAAGTCGCGGCCGCGGCGGTTGCACTGATCCGCAATCCGAAGCTTTCGCACGCGGAGCTGATGAATTTGATCCCCGGCCCGGATTTCCCGGGCGGCGGCCAGATCATTTCGAGCGACACGGAAATCGCGGCGGCGTACGAAACGGGCCGCGGCAGCCTGAAGGTGCGCGCGCGCTGGAAGATCGAGGATCTCGCGCGCGGCCAGTGGCAACTCGTCGTCACCGAGCTGCCGCCGAGCACGTCGGGCCAGAAGGTGCTCGAGGAAATCGAGGAACTGACCAACCCGAAGCTCAAGCTCGGCAAGAAGACGCTGACGCCCGAACAGCTCAACACGAAGAAGGCGATGCTCGACCTGCTCGACGCGGTGCGCGACGAGTCGGGCAAGGAAGCGGCGGTGCGGCTCGTGTTCGAGCCGAAGTCGCGCACGATCGACCAGACGGAATTCGTGAACACGCTGCTCGCGTACACGAGCCTCGAATCGAACGCGACGCTGAACCTCGTGATGATCGGCGCCGACGGCCGGCCGGGCCAGAAGGGCCTGCTGACGATCCTCGACGAATGGGTGAAGTTCCGCCAGCTGACGATGACGCGTCGTTGCCGCCATCGTCTCGCGAAGGTCGACGACCGCATCCATATCCTCGAAGGGCGGATGATCGTCTTCCTGAACATCGACGAGGTGATCCGCATCATCCGCGAGTCGGACGAGCCGAAGGCCGCGCTGATGAGCGCGTTCGGCCTCTCCGAGCGGCAGGCCGAGGACATTCTCGAAATCCGGCTGCGCCAGCTCGCGCGGCTCGAGAAGATCAAGATCGAGAAGGAACTCGAAGCGCTGCGCGACGAGAAGGCGAAGCTCGAGGAGCTGCTCGCGAACGAAAGCGCGATGAAGCGGCTGATGATCAAGGAGATCGAGGCCGACGCGAAGCAGTACGGCGACGACCGTCGCACGCTGATCCAGCAGGAAAAGCGCGCGACGTTCGAGGCGAAGGTGGTCGACGAGCCGGTGACGGTCGTCGTGTCGCAGAAAGGCTGGGTGCGTGCGCTGAAGGGCCACGGGCTCGACCCGGCCGGCTTCACGTTCAAGGCCGGCGATCATCTGTATGCGGCGTTCCAGTGCCGCACGCCCGATCGCCTGATCGCATGGGGCAGCAGCGGCCGCGTGTATTCGGTCGACGTATCGGTGCTGCCGGGCGGGCGCGGTGACGGCGTACCGGTCACGTCGCTGATCGAGCTCGAATCGGGCTCGCATCTGATGCACTACTACGCGGCGCCGGCCGATCAGCAACTGCTGCTCGCATCGAGCAACGGCTTCGGCTTCCTCGCGAAGGTCGGCGACATGGTGAGCCGCGTGAAGGCCGGCAAGTCGTTCATGACGATCGATACGGGCGCGGTGCCGCTCGCACCGATGCCCGTGCTGCCGAACGCGACGCAGGTCGCGTGCCTGTCGAGCGGCGGCCGCCTGCTCGTGTTCGGGATGGACGAGATGAAGACGCTGTCCGGCGGCGGCCGCGGCGTGATCCTGATGGCGCTCGACGACAAGGAAACGCTCGTGCAGGCGCTCGCGATCGATCCGGCGGGCGTCGTGCTGATCGGCACCGGCCGCGGCGGCAAGGCGCAGGACGACACGCTGTCGTATGCGGGGCTCGCGCCGCATATCGGCAAGCGCGCACGCAAGGGCCGCGCGCCGGAGTCGAAGCTCAAGGTCGTCAACGAGCTGCGTCCGCTGCTCGGCTGA
- a CDS encoding HNH endonuclease has product MALSPIIVSRLEKVATDNGFDHELDRQGDWLVFASTQCPLRVWLGAFGDTVFFAAFSQQNVALALGEYGAPMSEPIPTAAVAGRVVPDVSALHRLLRRAIQLSKALPNELLHTFEKQIATLPQTTEAERLVIQRIGQNLFRDGLLDLWEQRCAVTGLAVPALLRASHIKPWADCETDVERLDVYNGILLAPHLDAAFDRGFITVANDGTIVVSDLLDANARRTLGFDRPLRVHGLADAHRTYLPWHRDRVFQSGPKEGPIA; this is encoded by the coding sequence ATGGCGCTATCGCCCATCATCGTCTCGCGCTTGGAGAAGGTGGCCACGGACAACGGGTTCGACCACGAACTCGATCGTCAGGGCGACTGGCTTGTCTTCGCAAGTACGCAGTGCCCACTCCGCGTGTGGCTAGGCGCGTTCGGTGACACTGTCTTCTTTGCAGCTTTCTCACAACAGAATGTCGCGCTCGCGCTGGGCGAGTACGGAGCGCCGATGTCCGAGCCGATTCCCACAGCCGCCGTCGCCGGGCGCGTCGTGCCTGACGTATCCGCCCTTCATCGGCTACTAAGGCGCGCAATCCAGCTCTCGAAGGCACTGCCGAATGAACTGCTACACACGTTCGAGAAGCAGATCGCCACGTTGCCGCAAACAACGGAGGCCGAGCGCCTCGTTATCCAGCGTATTGGCCAAAACCTGTTCCGTGACGGTTTGCTGGACCTTTGGGAGCAGCGCTGCGCTGTGACTGGGTTGGCGGTGCCCGCGCTGTTACGCGCGAGCCATATCAAGCCTTGGGCAGACTGCGAGACGGATGTCGAGCGGCTAGACGTCTACAACGGGATCCTGCTCGCGCCGCACCTCGACGCTGCTTTCGATCGCGGGTTCATCACCGTGGCCAACGACGGAACGATTGTCGTGAGCGATTTGCTTGATGCTAATGCCCGCCGGACTCTCGGGTTCGATCGACCGCTTCGCGTGCACGGGCTAGCGGACGCGCACCGTACGTACCTGCCGTGGCACCGCGATCGAGTATTCCAGTCTGGACCGAAGGAAGGCCCCATCGCATGA